From a region of the Danio aesculapii chromosome 4, fDanAes4.1, whole genome shotgun sequence genome:
- the LOC130222792 gene encoding gastrula zinc finger protein XlCGF8.2DB isoform X2 — MAFIKEESEDVEIEETLNVKQEETEEQIDVKMLKVESKVLDEVEEKSFSCSESEQTATINTFICPQCGKSFAKKRNLREHMSVHSGKKPFSCKQCGRSFAQRGNIKRHMMVHTGEKPYACKLCEKSFTTDLNLKYHISSHTGEKPFLCGDCGKTFRYKAPFKKHMASHLKQNGFKCHQCGRSFTDQGSLGSHVQTHTGENPFMCDHCGKTFSNKTNLQVHTRVHTGEKPFSCPQCEKSFRFIGNLQTHMRVHSEEKPFTCPYCEKGFRFFGNLQTHVRIHTEERASAL; from the exons atggcgtttattaaagaggagagcgAAGACGTGGAGATTGAAGAAACACTGAACGTCAAACAGGAAGAAACTGAAGAACAAATAG ATGTGAAGATGCTGAAAGTGGAGAGCAAAGTTCTTGATGAAGTGGAAGAGAAATCATTTAGTTGCTCAGAGTCTGAACAGACGGCAACTATAAATACCTTCATCTGCccacagtgtggaaagagtttcgcCAAAAAAAGAAACCTTAGGGAGCACATGAGCGTTCATAGCGGGAAGAAACCTTTCAGCTGCAAACAGTGTGGACGCAGTTTTGCTCAAAGGGGAAACATTAAGAGGCACATGAtggttcacaccggagagaaaccgtacgCATGCAAACTGTGTGAGAAGAGCTTCACAACTGACCTAAACCTGAAGTATCACATCAGCagtcacactggagagaaaccgttcctATGTGGCGATTGTGGAAAGACTTTTAGATACAAAGCACCTTTTAAAAAACATATGGCGTCTCACTTAAAGCAGAACGGATTTAAGTGTCATCAGTGTGGACGCAGTTTCACAGACCAGGGAAGTCTTGGGAGTCATGTACaaactcacactggagaaaaccCATTCATGTGCGATCACTGTGGGAAGACTTTCTCCAACAAAACAAACCTCCAGGTTCACACGAGAGTTCACACGGGAGAGAAGCCGTTCAGCTGCCCTCAGTGTGAAAAAAGCTTCAGATTCATCGGAAACCTTCAGACTCACATGAGAGTTCACTCGGAAGAGAAGCCTTTCACCTGCCCGTATTGTGAAAAAGGTTTCAGGTTTTTTGGAAACCTTCAGACTCATGTTCGAATTCACACCGAAGAGAGGGCTTCTGCACTGTGA